From the Hordeum vulgare subsp. vulgare chromosome 1H, MorexV3_pseudomolecules_assembly, whole genome shotgun sequence genome, the window TACTTTCGGGTCTGCAATAGATGAATGGAAAAACTCGATACATCAAAACAGACAAGGCAGCGACAAGTACTAGAGCGATCATTATTGCACATACTATAGTAAGGTACTCCAGATGATTATTCATGTTTGCCTGTTTTCAGCTTTCACTAAGCATAAAGTGCATAATACAGGAAACAATGCAACTATTCCAAGTATGTGAGGTAAATTACTTATACGAGCTTACATGATATTTGAACCGATAGCCTCAACGCCAGGACCAGTGTTCTTCGAAGAATCTAGATGTTCTTGTTTATTCTCTGTAATATCTGATGTCGATAACCTTTTCTTCTTCCCTCTACTGTTTAAAATTAGAAGTAATTAATCCCAGTCCAATGTGTTGAGGGAAGAAaaacatactccctctgttccataatataagagcgtttattaCACTAGTGTAGTGTAAAaagcgctcttatattatgggacggagggaataGCATATAAATTAATGAGTTTTAACAAATGGCATCATTAACATTCAGTAATCAGTTCTTGATGTATATGAAGCTGATTGAGCTCACCTAAGAAGAGATCCTATGGTCTCATCATCAGAATCTGTGCCCTGTGAAGTCTCTTGATGCTGTGATATACTGGGTACAAGATCCACGGACAGCAGCTCCTTATTTTTGGTTCTGCAATAGATGAAGGGGAACACTCAGCGTGTCAAAAAAGAAGGCAGCATCAAATACTATAGTAATTATTATTGGACATGATATAGTAAGGTACTCTCGCTGGTTATTGACTGTTGTCAGTTTTCACTAAGCATAAGTGCATAATATGGAAACAATATAAGAGAAAACATACACCCTTGGATATTAAGCTATTCCAAGTATGTGAGGTATATAACTTATAGGAGCTTACATGACATTTGAACTGATAGTCCCAGCGCCCAGAGCAATGTTCTTCGGGGAATCTAGGTGTTCTTGTTTATTCTCTGTAATATCTGATGTCGATAACCTTTTCTTCTTCCCTCTACTGATTAAAAATAGAAGTAATTAATCCCAGTCCAATGTGTTGAGGGAAGAAAAACATAGCATGTAAATTAATGAGTTTTAACAATTGGCATCATGAACATTCAGTAATCAGTTCTTGATGTATATGAAGctgatttttttttagaaaaggaggcatcgccccggcctctgcatcgagtgatgcatgcagcctTGTATATGAAGCTGATTGAGCTCACCTAAGAAGAGATCCTATGGTCTCATCATCAGAATCTGTGCCCTGCGAAGTCTCTTGATGCTGTGATATACTGGGTACAAGATCCACGGACGGCAGCTCCTTATTTTTGGTTCTGCAATAGATGAAGGGGAACATTCAGCGTGTCAAAAAAGAAGGCAGCATCAAGTACTATAGTAATTATTATTGGAGATGATATAGTAAGATACTCTCACTGGTTATTGACTGTTTTCAGTTTTCACTAGGCATAAGTGCATAATATAGAAACAATATAAGAGAAAACATACACCCTCGGATATTAAGATATTCCAAGTATGTGAGGTATATAACTTATAGGAGCTTACATGACATTTGAACCTATAGTCTCAACGCCCGGAGCAATGTTCTTCGAAGAATCTAGGTGTTCTTGTTTATTCTCTGTAACATCTGATATCGATAACCTTTTCTTCTTTCCTCTACTGTTTAAAATAAAAGTAGTTAGTCCTAGTAAAATGTGTTGAGGGAAGAAAATCATAGCATATAAATCAATGAGTTTTAACAACTGGCATCATGAACATTCAGTGATCAGTTTTTTATGTATATGAAGCTGAATGAGCTTACCTAAGCAGAGATCCTATGGTCTCATCATCAGAATATGTCCCTTGCGGAGCCTCTTGATGCCGTGATTTACTCCGTGAAAGGTCCACTGAAGGCGGCTCCTTATTTTTGGTTCTGCCATAGATGAAGAGAAACACTCAATATGTCAAAACAGACAAAGACACAGCATAAAACTATTTCACATATCTGTGGCATGTTCACTCTCAGTTCTTAGGAAGGGAAAATGCAACCTAGAGTCCTAAATTAGTTGCATATTTTGCCTATGATGAAACTAAGAAAAACTAACTTGACAATACATGCTATGGACTGTAGTCTAAAGAATAAATGACATACAAGATCAAATAATATGATTCTATTTTGCAGAAGCAACTGTTTTTTCATACATCCCATGGCATTTCAGTCGTAATCACTGGCAACTTCAAATAGAGTTAAGCAAAAATATCGACATTCTTTATTGATTTCAATTACATGCTGGCAAAATTTCCAGCCATTTTCATCAATCATACTTTCTGATATAAAGGCTTTTTTAATAGCAAAACAGTTTTTTTGTAGCACACACAAAAGCTTTGCATATCCTTTTATTAAGGGCAAAACAAACGCAAAGAAAAAAATATCATGCCAATAAAATTAACTCATGAAAGCAACTCAATGCGGGAATTTACCTGGCCTTAAGTGCTTGCAATGTTTCTTCATCAGATGATACTGGatgattatcgttgttgtcatccttACTGCTTAACCGATGTAGTCTTTTCCTTCTGCGCCTGAAAATGCAAGCTAGACTTAATGACAAGTAACAACCAATTAGCTATTAAATCACACTAATTTATTTTCAGAATGTGCTTAGGGCATTGTATGCACTAGTTCTGACATCTTTAACATGCCAAATTGAGTGTTCCATCTTACTGCTAACTGTGCATAACTGAATGTCAAGCTTGTAATACAGGTTCACAGCCATGGAGGAAGAATGGCACAGCTCATCCTTTATAATACTCACCGTGTGCTTTCTGGCTGGGGATCATCCAGCATGTCGTTTTGCGGTTGTGCAACCAGACCTTCTGCTGAAAGAGATGCCTCTGGAACTTTTGTCCTCCTAGTGACATTCCTGAGACCTAGCTGTGTAAGCTTTCGAGAAATTTGAGCCGACGATATCTTTCCACTGGGATCTAGAGCTTCAGCAATTAGATGACTGCATTTGCGGTCATCCTTATATCTGTAACATACAAGGAATAAACATTCGGGGATCATCATGTGATTCATGCCCAAGTACTAAACATTATTACATACTCATAAGTACAAACATCACTTCTTTCCAGTTCCAGCTTGGCGAAGCATGTTCTATGAATTGACAGTGATCTTATCCTTTCTTGACATAAATTGATCACTTACTTCTCATGAAGATCTCTGATAAGCTTCTCTTGCTCTTCATTAAAAATGGATCGCCCTCGTCTCTTTGGGGCCTCTTTATTCTGAGAGCCTCTAGATATAGTAGTCCTAAATCAAGTCAATCTAATCAAAGAGCTAGTCTAGGGGAAGCATCTGTGTTCAAATGCAGAGCTAGAAATAAAACAAACCTATCATTATCCTCAGCTTCACTGTCTGAAAGTGACAGTAATATGCTCCTTTTGTCTCTGGCGCCCATGCTCTTCTGAGTATCGCCTTCCCGTTCACCAGAAGATGAATCTCCATTCCTGTTCAAGTTCACACATGAATGGAAATAAATTATCTACTAACACAACATTAATGGACAATTGGACATACACAAGACAAACTTACTTATCACCATCATATGGTTCATGTGGTATATCATAGTCAGCTTCATCATCACCAAGAGAATCTGCTATATTTACTGAACCTCCCCATCCCTTACTTGAACCAACTTCACTACCCTTACTGTAACCATCTCCCTTGAGCTCATTCAGTAGATAATCAGCATCAATGCAGTGGcattccttttttgtcttccaaaAGAGTGTATCAACAAATAACAGTGGCTGTTTTTTCATTGCTCTCACCAACTTCCTTACAATTTTAGAAAGAAAATTTACAATATTTGCATACTCCTTTGAACTCGAAGACTTCTGTTCAGCTAATATATCATAGAAAGTAGTCAGAAGCGATAGCTGCACAAGACAGAGAGTATAATGTCAGACCCCAAGAAAATACAGCCCTGATGAAAAATATATAACAGGAAGCTATTACCTGATATAGCATTGGTGACACATCTAGATCTTCACAGAATCTCCGCAGCATGCATATGATGTAATGGTTTGTTCGAAAGGAGTTAGTCTTATAGTACTTCAACAACCAGCATATATTTTGGACAACAGAATTGTTGGCTAGGCTGGATATTAACCGCGATACGTCAAAATCAACTTCACTTGTAGCTGGGGGGCCATCATCACTTGAAGAATCTGAAGCATCTTCCTCTTCATTAAtggtatttcttttcttttcagcACTGCCTGCAGAAGATGGATCACCTCCAAGCTGTGTGGTACAAGTATCTTCCTCTTCATTAATgggatttcttttcttttcaccACTGCCTGCAGAAGATGGATCACCTCCAAGCTGTGTGGTACAAGTATCTTCCTCTTCATTAATGGGGTTTCTTTTCTTTTCACCACTGCCTGCAGAAGATGGATCACCTCCAAGCTGTGTGGTACAAGTATCATCCTCTTCATTAATGGGATTTCTTTCCTTTTCACCACTGCCTGCAGAAGATGGATCACCTCCAAGCTGTGTTGTGCTCTCCAGATTAACAGCCGTATCCACAATTGTATCTGGCAGATCTGTGCCATCGGAATCAACTTTCACTTGCTCCGAGAGAGTAGGTTCTGCTAGAGGATCCTCACTTCCCAAATCTGGAAGTGAATCAGATGCAGCTTTAGTCCCATCTGTTGGGTCTATATAGCTCTGCTCCACATTCTCTGTTTCAAGTTTGGTACTCTCATGTTTGTCCTCTGACGTCTTCCTTTTTCTGCCCTTTCTTGTCCTTTTCGCAACCTAAATTGAGGGGGTGATTAATAATCATATCAAAAAGGAAGGAGGGTCCGAttgcttcagcatgaagcttgtcaTCTTTACATAAGCAGTTGAAATTTGGTACAATAAAACGTAGTTGCTGAAGAATGACGATCCACACTTGATGTAACTTGTGGTGGACGACACAAGCAAGAATATATTGATGTTGGGACTGAAACCAACATACCCTTAAAGCACCACGTGCTTGAAGCTTCTCCATCAGCTGTAGCATGATATGAACTGTTTCTAGTAAATCCGCAAGAGCACTGATAAAAAACAGACAAGTGAAACAATGGTTGGAAGCATATACAAGTAGAGCGTACATTTAGTTCGTTAAATGAATAAACAAAATATTGTGGACCTCCATTGTGCAGAAATAAACTACATCAAAATCCTTAAATACCCTTTCAAAAAACCATAGGGTGCAGGGTGCAACAACTTGTACATTCATAgatcccacttttatcattagACATCACAAGAGTTGCAACTTACAATGTGCACCCATAAGCTAAATGTTAGAATGTGCACGCACTGGTATTTTCAGGTGCAATGGAGGAAGAAAAACAAATGTGCGCCCGCTGGGCCCAATGTATTCAAGATGTACATTGAACTTTTGTAAAGCAGGGAAACAACTAGAGAacatccctaattttcataatggaAAAATGTTACACGGAGAACTGCTTGAAGTACATGTTGGGAACAAgactattgttctaatggatgtcTATAAGTTGCATATACATGTGGGCATCATTTCTACCAAGCAGACAAGTATGCGCAAATTGCAAAGTAAAGTTTCTATCAAATACATGTCAGCAAAGCATAATAGCGATTCAGTCCCTTTAGCATATTCCAACGCGTCATGTTTAAGCAGTAAATAAATACTGGTACATAACATATTATGAATTTCTGAAAAAGGAACTTTTGTATGAACCTTTTTGGTTGCTTATGAGTATCAAAAGATCTGAACAAGTTCAGGAGAAACTTAGTGAGGCCTCTTTCTGTCTGATCATAGAACAGCTTATACAGTAAAACACGGGCTGTTTGAGATTCCCTTGAATCTTCAGGATGAACTTTTACCACCAAATATATCATGCCAATCTGCAAAGGAAAATTGTTTGGTGTGTGGATTCGGATAAGTCAAAGATAGAGACCATGAAAACATACTAAAGGAACACGCTCAGGGAATTATGAAACTAAGCAAGTTCATATTTCttaagaaaaaaaaaatctcctTTTCAGACTAGCAATGTTTTGTGATTCTCTTTGTAGACCAAGTTTAACAGAGTTCTCAGACAACAAATGATAAATAAAAATAACCAATAGATCCTATATGCAGTTTATGAAGCTTAACAAATTAATATCTGGTTACTAGTTAGGTGCTTGGTAGCTGATACTTGTCATTACCACCAACATTCAGGGAGCAGAAGTTGATAAATAAATCATACTACTTGCTGGTAGTGAAATGGCTTCAAACTTCGCCTAGTTATGGATAAACAGTAAACAAACCACGCTCAAGCCTAGTTTCAATGTCTACTTTTCTTTTTAATCAAGATCAAAGTTGGCAATGCAAATTTGGTTTTGGCACAGCTATCTGAGCAATACTCCAATTTACTTGTTATAAACCTTTTTCAGGAACAGAAACTGAACCAAGCTCAACCAAAACAATGGATCAAATTTTCAAAGTTAAGCCTGGCTGATTTTACTCAGACTtcacttgcttaaagcattactattTTTGTTTGAGAATGTTAATGTCAATGTCAACATAGTGGTATACAAACCGTTCTCAAGCTCATTGGCTAAGAAGAAAAATGGAAGAGATATACAAGATCTACGTATAGTGTCCCTGTCTTAAATGTACGGCATACATATTTGCTTACCATGTTCTTCATTAAGGAGCCAGCAGCTGAAAGAGTTTTGTAATCCTTAGAATGCTTCAGGTCTTCATAGGCATCACGCCACCTCGACAAGACTACATTGAACATGTCTTCATTTAATGTGGCTGCAACAGGTCCACATATGTCACCACGAAACGGCAGATCATCACATTCATTGCCTGGTGAAGTCTCGGACAGCTGGGGCCCAGCACTAGATTTCTGACCAAAAGAATGACACGTCACAAAACAGCGTGACAACAAGATGACAATCACATTTCTGCATGAATGGTTATAATCATGGTATTCTGTCCAATTAAGCTAATGTATTCCCTAAAAAATAGGTAACAGACTAAAAAATCTAACAAAAACAAAAGATAACATAACAAAGTTGTATGTATTGCAAAAAGAAATCGCTGGCGTACAACTTAAATTGCATGCATTGCATTAGTGAAGACAAAACCAACTACATATGAGCAGATATTGGCAATTCCGGTCAACATTGCCTAGGTAATAAGAACATGAAACGCCAAGTAGGTATAGGAAAATGCAGAGCATCACAGCCCATGAGTTCAGTTCCAAACCTGCGCATTTGATGCTTTCTCGTGTTGAAAAGCTAAGACAAAGCAAACGACTTTGAAGAATGTAATGTTATCAGATGTCTCGATAGAATCATGCTGCTTCACGATATCATCACAAACAGACTGCATCAGGACTGAAAAGCACTGTGTTATCTCAAGCTTATAAAAATATGGGATAGTAATAGTTTGGTAAACAGAGCGGTTAAGTTACCATTATATCCTCCAGATAAAAATTGATCCATGAAACTTCTTAGCATTTCCATAATACCCTCCTTTGGTATGTAAAGAAGTTCATTATCCCATGCTATCCTTTTCTGAGGGCCTCTTTGGACATTACGTATTTTCCGGAGGCTATTTGCAGATGACATTGCTGAGCTGGGATTCCCTTTGCACAATGATTTAGACCCATCCTGTAAGATCATGTACAACACAACGATTTATCCACTTATGATGTAGAATCTAAATAACAGCATTAGACTATATGCGCTACCACTGAAAGGCATGTAAAAATTCCATTGAGTGCGTGATTCTCCGCGTTTCGCTGCCTGAACATCCTTTTTTCCCTCTCTTCCTTCTCCATCATCAATCTCAATGAATCAACTGATGTATCAATATCTCCATTGACCTGCTCCTACGAAACATTGAAAGAGTAACATAGTTCTCATTGTAAGTCACAGGAAAGGGGTCATCTAGAGAAATAGATTAATTCGTTTTGAAGAACAGGTATAACCTTTGAGACATCTGTACGAACTTTGGCGATCAATTCTGGGTCCCGGCCCAAGAAAAGATAATGAAAGATTTCCAACAAAAGAAGGTTTTCATGCTTGAGATAACCAGAGGGCTCATCAATATGTTGAGCTAGCACTAAGATTAGGTCCATCATATTTTCTTTAAACATGAGCTCTAAAAAGCTGTCAGCCAGGTACAATAACTGGGTAGCTTCCCCAGATGCCTTCTGAGGCAATGTGATTTCTTGAATGGCCAAGACGTTGCGGAATAAAGTAAGCACCAGCTGTACTAGCTTCCAGTCATCTTCCGCGAATGAAGTTCTGATTGCCATTGAAAAGTAATTCATGAACGTTGAACTTACTAGAGCAAAGGAAACATGGTGTAATTGAACTAGTAAATCAATGTGAACAGGACGGAATGAGAATTGACAGAACATGCATGCTATTTGCACAACTGGCCtttatgcaacaaaacagaaaaggatAAATATAATATATTTTAAGGAATAAGTATAGTAGTCTTTTGGGCATTATTTACACTTTAATGGGTACATCAAATACCTTATGTTTGGTCGCAGTTTtgataaaaagaaagaaaaaaaaacaggtgcatatttatttttgtttcaCGAGCATAGTCCAGTGCAGATGAAGATAGTAGCTAGCATCAAATTGACATGCAGATCAGGCATAATCATCTTGCTCATGTGCCAATGACATTGATAAATTATAACTTACAAACATATTACAGCATGATAAAAGCATGACCTCATCTGATACACAAGTGGAACCGAAAGTAGCAACGGAAGTGAATTCACCTTTCCAGATGATCCAATGGGTCCTCAAGAAGAGACACAATCACTGCGATTGCAACATTCCGTGTCAGTGCAGCCTTCAAATCCCACAGATACTCTATCTGTTGAGCAACATCCTCTGACAAAGGATCGACAGGCATGGTAAGGAATACCAGCACTTTCACttcaaaaaaaaaggaaggaaaacAATAAGCCTTGTAATGTCGCATCAGTTAATCCAATTAAAAGCACAACATGTAGCTATATAAAGGGTAAGAGACAAATATTACAGTGATAGAACTTGATACAAACTCAATTCCAGATGAATTACAAGTAAATAAAACTTTGACCCTTAACATATATTTAGGTCTTCAGGGTCAAAACATGGCACGAAGGAGCGTGCATTCTTATCAGACTACCATATCCTAATCTATAAGACTGAATTACACCCATAACAATTTCTTATAGATTTTACCAAAATGTTATGACCGTAAGTAATGATCAAGTTTCTCAAGAGATTAATGCTCAAAGATTTATGGCGGAAGTTTGCTAAAAAGAATCACCACGGAGATCATTCTAGTGGCTACAACAATGTATATTTGCGAACATAGGGAGTAGAGCCTGGGACCTTCCATGCATAACAAAGTTCAAAACCATTGCATATTTGTCAATGTAGGGAGAGCAGGGATCATGATCTTCAGTCTGGTTAACAAACTCTTCCATGTAACCAAGTACTCCTGAAGTTCAAAACTACAGACTGATAACCTCAGATAAGAAAAACTGCCCACTGAAAATTAGATAGCGGATACTGTTATTTAGCAAACGGATCCGAACTGACAGCCACTACTTGTTTTTGTTTAGCAATATATAAGTTGTACAACAGAACTGCACAGATATGCACGATAGGAGAAATGATGACCTGGTTATGGAATGTGCAAATTCGCTTCCAAGAATCGAGGCAGCAAAATGTGGACAGTTTCAGAGGCTCCTCTACCCTCAAAATCAGTTCTTTTAATCTAATCTAATTGCACTAGAGTTTCAGATCTTGTGTGGGCTCCGTCCGTGCAGAGCATCACGACAATTTCAGAGTTTCAGGAAGGAGGGGGGATAAAAAGTGTACCTGCCGTGATGACGAGGTTGCGGTCGGATTGGTAGTTCTCGATGATGGGCACCAGATCCCTGGACGCGATCTTCCACTTGCAGACCTGCTTGAAGACCTCCCGCCGCTCCGGGTCGTCCCGCCGCAGCAGCCTCTGCAGATCCTTCAGGTTGTCTGCAGAAAACAGAAACGCGCGCGCAGCGGAGGTCAGCGAACACCGAACGGCCGGAGGCGAACGGAAGGGAGGAGGGGCGTACCGAGGCAGTGTTCGCCCTTGACGTAGCCGACGGCGGccccgtcgtcgtcctcctccgcgGCCCCGAGGCCGGCGCAGGTGAGCGAGAGCATCGCCGAGTCCATGCCGCTCCGCTAGGGCCGGTGCGTGGAggcggggtgggggtggggtggggggaggAGAGGTGGATCCAGCGGAGCGGGACGGAAGGGAAGCGGTGTGGAGAAGACGATGAGATTTGGGGTGATTTTTGCCGCCGCCGCGCGCCATTCCTACGGGGGTTTCCCGCGCTTTTGTCTCCGCTCGGTGGGCCGTCACTGGCCCCTCGCTCTCCCTCCCTCCGTCCAGTGGGCCTCTCACCTGCCCATTCGGCCCGACTAAGTGGATCACCCAGCAATTACGGCCCGACTGCTGagtgaaaaaaagaagaagaaagaaggaaaaaaaaggtAAGGATCAGACCGGAGCAAAGCCGGAGGAGAAGAAGGCAGCGACCGAGCGACCATGTCCATGGCGGTGCCGAGCTCGCTCCGCGCCCTGGCTGCCCCAGCCCTCCGCCCCCACCCTCTCATGAGGAGCGGGGCCGCGCGCCCGTCGCCGCCGCACGGAGCCGCGCGGGGGATGATGTTGATGGCCCGGCGGAGGGGCGtggcggctgcggcggcggcggtggcggcggacgcGGAGTGGCTGGAGCGGctgccggagaagaagaagccgCTGTACGCGCACAGCCTGCCGTGCATCGAGGCGTGGCTGCGCAGCGTCGGGTTCGCGCAGTCCCGCGAGGACCGCGCCGTCTGGGTCGCCGAGACGCCGCTCTGGCACGCCCGCCTCAGCCTCGACGTCACCGACCTCCACATCAGGTAACCCGCCCGCCCACGCCGGCCGCCGCGCCGCTCTTCTGTAGAAAAAAAAAATCTCTCCGACTGAAGAGGAATTGGAGAGCGCTGTGCATTGATTCGGCTTCAGACAGTTCTTGCTCCTGCTTCGGCTGAAAAATTCGATGATGCCAGTGTGTTCTTGCAGCTTAGTTAGCCGAATAGACATGTCAGAATGCTCAACAGTTCATCATTTTTATCATCCCAAGCCAAAGGATTATTGTTCAGCTAGCTCGACAAATACTACACTGATAACCAAGCTGACAGTGCGATTACTGCTCTTTTAGTCAGAAACAAATGGCCTGCACTTCTCAGATCATACTACTATTGACTTCATAATTTAGCACCCCTGACCACCTGAATTCCAAGATCAAGCCGCATCCTCATAACACCAAATGCAATGCTTCCAGTGTGTTCTTGCGGCGTAGTTAGCCcagtgtagcaactactccctccgttcctaaatatacctctttaaagaggttttattagtggactacatacggatgtatatagacatactttagagtatagattcactcattttgcttcgtatgtagacttttagtaaaatatcttaaaagacttatatttaggaacgaagggagtagtaatCGGCACGTCACATTGCTCAACAGTTGGTTGTCTTCATTTTCCCCAAGGATTGTGGTGGATCTGCAAATCCTCCACTGCTAACCACGCTGCGAATGCAAATACTACTGTTGTTTTAAATAGAGATGTCATTCTATTCTACCCTCACCAGAACATACTGACTCTTTTATAATTTAGCACATGGCTACCTGAATTTTTCTAAGATCGAACCTACAACCTAACGGCACTAGAAAGCATGAGATTCTTTGCTGATCGGCTGAATCATTATTTGCCAAGAAACTGATTATTAATCACTGAACCCTACTATCTTGAATCAACCTAATATCAGATACCTGAAGAGCGGCCCCGGGAACCTGGAGAAGGACATGGAGAGGAGGTTCAGCTACGCCCTGAGCAGAGAAGACATCGAGAACGCCATCCTCGGCGGACCTTGATAATCAATCCCCATCCATCACCCAGCTCGATCAAAACTAGGACCCTCTGTCCAAGCACGACCACTCCATGCAAAATCCATTGTTCAAGTCTAATGTAATGTCGGAATTCAGTCATGTGACACTAATTTCAACGTGGTTAATCAACACAAGCGAGATGTCAGCATTCAGTGCCAGTGTCGCCTCTGTTTTCAAGCAGACTTGTACAGACATTTTCTCTTCTAAGAAAACATTTTGTctggatttctttttcttcttctttttttgagcTGCATTTTCTCTGGATTTCTGTTGATAACACCATAGTCAGATGTTTGATGTCAGTTTGTTTTCTGCATCCAAGATGCAATGGATTTGTAAGATTGACCTGCAAAAATGAGTGTAGCGTTCTGCGGTAGAAGTAGAAGCAACTGTCGGTCTACTTTGAGTCCTAGCCGATTGGGCAGTACTAGTAGTAGGAGGTGACTcacctttgtttttattttatttttttattcgaTCTTTTTTTATTTGATTTTTGTATTCAATCTTATTTTaattgatgatgaggaggaataGTGGTGGCTCAGCTGGTCCAGTCGAATCAAGCCAGCACGCCACGCATGCCCATCCGTCAGGTCTGTCAGAGGATAAGCGGGCTATCCTTCTAGCCCCGCGTGAGCTGGCACCCAGTCACCGGCTTCTCCCACCCACCCCTCCACACGACGCGGGCCACGTGGCCCACCAATCAGCCGTGGCCGGGACGCTATGCGAGGCGCACATGGGCGGGGGCGCACACGTGGTGCGAAAGCCCGCTCCGGCGGGGCCCGCCGCGGAGGAAGCGGCCACCACGTCACCTGCATGACCGGGACGCCGCGCTGGCCGTCGGGGCGCGCGCGCGGCGACGCGTAGCCCGGCGGCGCGGCCGACACGTGGGCGCGTGGCGCGCGGCGGGTGGTGCGTGGTGACGCGGGATCGGACGTGCGGGCCCCGCCCCCACCCGCCGTTGGCCCAGCTCACCGATCCACTTGCACCGTcgcccatcccgcgatcccaggCTAACTGCACCCCCAAGAACGCACACGGCCGGGCGCTAGTTCGATTTGGTTGTCAAAAAACCGCAATCTTCGTTGGCCGCTCGGAAAATTAGCGATAAGGTTGGGTTGAGCTATCCAAAAACATTTGATTGAACATTTCTGCTCATTACGCCTTTTGTTTAATCTAACATGATCCCAAAAAAAAAATTCTTTATTTTCACAGAAAACTTTACTGATTCAAATGTGTGTCAAGTTTTGCTTGACATGTCACTTTAATGGACAATCCACCCTACTTTTTTAGGGGTGCGGTACTTTcttatataaataaagaatgtggAAACACTTTTTTTAACTTCTGCACATCTATTAAGTGTGTGATTTTTACTTAAGTGGGTCAGAATTAATAGCGTGATTTGAGTCGATGTGTGTTTAAATTATGTATAACTACATGATATCACGTG encodes:
- the LOC123450975 gene encoding protein timeless homolog isoform X3; translation: MDSAMLSLTCAGLGAAEEDDDGAAVGYVKGEHCLDNLKDLQRLLRRDDPERREVFKQVCKWKIASRDLVPIIENYQSDRNLVITAVKVLVFLTMPVDPLSEDVAQQIEYLWDLKAALTRNVAIAVIVSLLEDPLDHLERTSFAEDDWKLVQLVLTLFRNVLAIQEITLPQKASGEATQLLYLADSFLELMFKENMMDLILVLAQHIDEPSGYLKHENLLLLEIFHYLFLGRDPELIAKVRTDVSKEQVNGDIDTSVDSLRLMMEKEEREKRMFRQRNAENHALNGIFTCLSVDGSKSLCKGNPSSAMSSANSLRKIRNVQRGPQKRIAWDNELLYIPKEGIMEMLRSFMDQFLSGGYNVLMQSVCDDIVKQHDSIETSDNITFFKVVCFVLAFQHEKASNAQKSSAGPQLSETSPGNECDDLPFRGDICGPVAATLNEDMFNVVLSRWRDAYEDLKHSKDYKTLSAAGSLMKNMIGMIYLVVKVHPEDSRESQTARVLLYKLFYDQTERGLTKFLLNLFRSFDTHKQPKSALADLLETVHIMLQLMEKLQARGALRVAKRTRKGRKRKTSEDKHESTKLETENVEQSYIDPTDGTKAASDSLPDLGSEDPLAEPTLSEQVKVDSDGTDLPDTIVDTAVNLESTTQLGGDPSSAGSGEKERNPINEEDDTCTTQLGGDPSSAGSGEKKRNPINEEEDTCTTQLGGDPSSAGSGEKKRNPINEEEDTCTTQLGGDPSSAGSAEKKRNTINEEEDASDSSSDDGPPATSEVDFDVSRLISSLANNSVVQNICWLLKYYKTNSFRTNHYIICMLRRFCEDLDVSPMLYQLSLLTTFYDILAEQKSSSSKEYANIVNFLSKIVRKLVRAMKKQPLLFVDTLFWKTKKECHCIDADYLLNELKGDGYSKGSEVGSSKGWGGSVNIADSLGDDEADYDIPHEPYDGDKNGDSSSGEREGDTQKSMGARDKRSILLSLSDSEAEDNDRTTISRGSQNKEAPKRRGRSIFNEEQEKLIRDLHEKYKDDRKCSHLIAEALDPSGKISSAQISRKLTQLGLRNVTRRTKVPEASLSAEGLVAQPQNDMLDDPQPESTRRRRKRLHRLSSKDDNNDNHPVSSDEETLQALKARTKNKEPPSVDLSRSKSRHQEAPQGTYSDDETIGSLLRGKKKRLSISDVTENKQEHLDSSKNIAPGVETIGSNVITKNKELPSVDLVPSISQHQETSQGTDSDDETIGSLLSRGKKKRLSTSDITENKQEHLDSPKNIALGAGTISSNVITKNKELLSVDLVPSISQHQETSQGTDSDDETIGSLLSRGKKKRLSTSDITENKQEHLDSSKNTGPGVEAIGSNIIPESKELASVDLPPSISQHQEASQGTDSDDEIIGSLLRGKKRRLSSTSDVTENKQEHQESSKNIGPGVETTSSNVMDAPLHPELNPSNDNGGDAGEAVLLDDFSEPELDGSEDAEQRIVDDKDMSESGDMTGSNASQKAGSKRRLRMVLDDDDDE